The proteins below come from a single Methanocella sp. genomic window:
- a CDS encoding PQQ-binding-like beta-propeller repeat protein — protein sequence MSSIYRLFITTLIVGLFIAPALAAQGPTADWTKQLGQEGQGGAYISASPIYSNGILYVCSYDGTVYALQTMNSAPLWKFNAGTTFSTPVYKDSTLYVGSSNGTLYAIETLYGKEKWRFKAYANVDSTPLLMNGILFVGSDDGRVYALDPNNGNQIWNVSVGSGVSTALESYENVLYVGTSDGSLVAIDPYTPKVKWSVKVGERAYSPLATDDGTLYIGTYDGYIVSLDHNQGSVNWKNQTGGAVSSTPVYYDGNIYAGSWDGKLYCFNATNGRPVWQYATGGPIKAAPFIDKSKGIIYVGSGDQYLHAVDARYGLPYWKFKADSPVYSTPVMANGKLYFSSYGTSTGGGTVYSLTLPENLTIVTPTPAPTVPPTPTPAPTVTPVVVTLVPSSTPSSSWCPLPGLLGMAIGLLALATYRRR from the coding sequence ATGTCATCGATATACAGGCTATTTATCACAACTCTGATCGTCGGGCTTTTCATCGCCCCGGCGCTCGCCGCCCAGGGGCCCACGGCCGACTGGACGAAGCAGCTCGGCCAGGAGGGCCAGGGCGGGGCCTACATCTCGGCGTCGCCCATTTATAGCAACGGCATCCTTTACGTGTGCTCCTACGACGGCACCGTCTATGCGCTCCAGACGATGAACAGCGCTCCCCTCTGGAAGTTCAACGCCGGCACCACCTTCTCCACGCCCGTGTACAAGGACAGCACTCTCTACGTGGGCTCGAGCAACGGCACCTTATACGCAATCGAGACGCTTTATGGCAAGGAGAAGTGGCGGTTCAAGGCGTACGCCAATGTCGACTCCACGCCCCTGCTCATGAACGGCATCTTGTTCGTGGGCTCTGACGACGGCCGGGTCTACGCGCTCGACCCCAACAACGGGAACCAGATCTGGAACGTCAGCGTGGGCAGCGGCGTGTCCACGGCCCTGGAGAGCTACGAAAACGTCCTGTACGTGGGCACCTCCGACGGCAGCCTGGTCGCCATCGACCCGTATACTCCAAAGGTCAAGTGGTCCGTTAAGGTGGGGGAGAGGGCCTACTCGCCCCTTGCCACCGACGACGGCACCCTGTATATCGGCACATATGACGGGTACATCGTCTCCCTGGACCACAACCAGGGCAGCGTCAACTGGAAGAACCAGACAGGCGGCGCCGTGAGCTCGACGCCCGTTTACTACGACGGCAACATCTACGCCGGCTCCTGGGACGGCAAGCTGTACTGCTTCAACGCGACGAACGGCAGGCCCGTCTGGCAATACGCCACCGGGGGCCCCATCAAGGCGGCCCCGTTCATCGACAAGTCAAAAGGGATAATCTACGTTGGCTCCGGCGACCAGTACCTGCACGCCGTGGACGCCCGGTACGGCCTGCCCTACTGGAAGTTCAAGGCCGACTCGCCCGTCTATTCGACGCCCGTCATGGCCAACGGCAAGCTGTACTTCAGCTCCTACGGCACGAGCACGGGCGGAGGCACCGTGTACTCGCTCACGCTTCCCGAGAACCTGACCATCGTCACGCCCACGCCGGCGCCCACGGTGCCGCCGACGCCGACCCCTGCGCCGACCGTGACGCCGGTCGTCGTGACCTTAGTCCCATCGTCTACCCCCTCGTCATCGTGGTGCCCGCTGCCGGGCCTTCTCGGGATGGCCATCGGCCTGCTGGCACTGGCCACATACCGCAGGCGCTGA